Proteins encoded within one genomic window of Flavobacteriales bacterium:
- a CDS encoding type I glyceraldehyde-3-phosphate dehydrogenase: protein MSKKKVAINGFGRIGRLTFRNLLENPDIEVVGINDLTDNHTLAHL from the coding sequence ATGTCAAAGAAGAAAGTTGCAATTAATGGATTTGGTAGAATAGGAAGGTTGACCTTCCGCAATCTATTGGAGAATCCGGATATCGAAGTAGTAGGGATCAATGACCTTACCGATAATCACACACTGGCCCACCT